A segment of the Desulfofundulus kuznetsovii DSM 6115 genome:
CTTAACCCGCACGCCGTTGGCCAGGGCCCGGGCGGAGGCCTGCTGGATGACCGGGCCGTCGGCTACGGGGTCCGAAAAGGGGATGCCCACTTCCACCAGGTCGGCCCCGGCCTCTACCATGGTCTTGACCAGCCGGGCGGTTGTATCCAGATCCGGGTACCCGGCGGTAATGTAAGTGATTAGCCCCTTTTTCCCTTCTTGAGCCAGGGCGGAAAAACGCTGGGTGATACGGTTTCCTTTCATGGCTGTTTCCCAGGAGGGCCTGGTACTCCTTTCTTTTAAGATTTAAATTTTTTTAGCCCTCCCCTCCCAGGGCGCGGGCCACGGTTTGCACATCCTTGTCCCCCCGGCCGGAGAGGTTTACCACGATGATGGCATCTTGAGGCATTTCCCCGGCCATCTTCACTGCCTGGGCCAGGGCATGGGCACTTTCCAGAGCCGGAATGATTCCCTCGGTGCGGCAGAGCAGTTGAAAGGCTTCCAGGGCCTCTTCATCGGTTACGGCAGTATATACGACCCGGCCCGTTTCTTTCAAATAGCTGTGCTCGGGGCCCACACCGGGATAATCCAGCCCGGCGGAAATGGAGTGGGCCAGGTTGATCTGGCCATCTTCATCCTGCAGGACGTAGCTTTTCGACCCGTGCAGAATACCCGGGCGGCCCCGGTTAAGGGTGGCGGCGTGTTTGCCGGTTTCCAGCCCGCAGCCCGCTGCTTCCACCCCGACCAGTTTTACTTCCCTGTCTTCAAGGAAGGGGTGGAATATGCCCATGGCATTGCTCCCCCCGCCCACGCAGGCCACGATTACATCGGGCAGCCTCCCGGTTTGTTCCTGCACCTGCCGGCGGGTCTCCACCCCAATCACGCGCTGGAAATCCCGCACCATCACGGGATAGGGATGGGGGCCGGCTACCGACCCGATCAGGTAATAAGTGGTATCGACATTGGTCACCCAGTCCCGCATGGCTTCGTTCATGGCATCTTTCAGGGTGCGGCTGCCCGCCGCCACACCAACCACCGTGGCACCCAGGATGCGCATGCGGAAGACGTTCAGGGCCTGGCGGGCCATATCCTCTTCGCCCATGTATACGGCACATTCCATGCCGAACAGCGCAGCGGCGGTAGCTGTGGCCACCCCGTGCTGGCCGGCACCCGTTTCGGCAATAATCCGTTTCTTACCCATGCGTCGGGCCAGGAGAATCTGGCCAATGGTATTATTTATCTTGTGGGCACCGGTGTGGTTGAGGTCTTCCCTCTTGAGATAAATCCTGGCCCCCCGGCAGTGTTCACTCAGACGGCGGGCAAAATACAACGGTGAGGGCCGTCCCACGTATTGCTGCAGATAATATTCCAGCTCCTGCCAGAAGGACGGGTCCCGGCGGGCTTCCTGGTAGGCCGCGGTCAGTTCTTCCAGGGCCGGCATGAGGGTTTCCGGCACGTAACGGCCTCCAAAGGATCCAAAGTAGCCCCGCTCATCCGGTAACGACATGTACTTTTCCCCCTTGTATATATTCACATATAAGTTAAAGGCCTTTGGCTGCGGCAATGAAGCGGCGGATTTTGTCCGGATCCTTTTTCCCCGGCTGACCGTCCTTTTCCACCCCGCTGCTGACGTCCACCCCGTAGGGCTGCACTATAGCCACGGCGCGGCCGACGTTTTCCGGCGTTAGGCCGCCCGCCAGGATGAGGGGACGGGAAAGCTTTAAACCGGCGGCCAGCTGCCAGTCAAAGGGCTGCCCGGTGCCTCCCTTTTTACCGGCCACAAAGGTATCAAGCAATATGGCATCTGCCGGATAACCGGACAGCTCTACCGGGTCGATTTCATCACCAACCCGGAAGGCCTTGATCACCCTGCGGCCCAGGGAGCGGCAGTAGTCCGGGGATTCACTGCCGTGCAGCTGGATCGCGTCCAGCCCGCAGTATTCCGCCACGGCCCGCACCTCTTCCAGCGGGGCATCTACAAATACTCCCACCCGGCTGATGAAGGGCGGCAATTCTCTGCAAATCCGGCAGGCCTGGGACGGGGTGATGCGCCGGGGACTGGGAGCAAAGACAAAACCGAGGGCGTCCGCTCCCGCTTCAGCGGCCGCCAGGGCGCTGGAAATATCAGTGATGCCACAGATTTTTACCCTTACCATGGAACAATACCTTCCCCCAGAGTAAAATTCAATGAACCTGGCGGGATGCGGCACTGTCCCCGCTCACTCCAGTGCTTCGCGCCGACAGCGCCGCATACTTGTCATAACGGTTCTACTGAATATGTGCCCCCAGCAGTTCTTTCACCTTTTGCTCCACATCTACGGCTTTTACCAGGGCCTCTCCCACCAGGGCCGCATCCACCCGGCAGCGGGCCAGGGCCAGCATATCCTCTCTGGAATTAATGCCACTTTCGCTGACCACCACCACTCCGGGGTCGGTGATTTTCTCCCGCAGGCGGAAGGTAGTGCTGAGATCCGTGGAAAATGTGTGCAGGTTCCGGTTGTTAATGCCGATGATGGTGGCTCCAGATGCCCGGGCGCGCTCCAGTTCTTCCGCAGTGTGCACTTCCACCAGGCAGCTCATGCCCAGCTCACCGGCCAGTGCTTGAAAGGCGGTCAACTGCCGGTCATTGAGCGCCGCAACAATAAGCAGGACGGCATCTGCTCCCAGGCAGCGGGCTTCGTATATTTGATAAGGGTCGATGATAAAGTCCTTGCACAAAAGGGGCAACGGGCTTTCCCGGCGCACCAGGGGTAGAAACGCACGATGCCCCCGGAAAAAGCGGTTATCGGTAAGTATGGAAATGGCCGCAGCACCGGCCCGGGTATAAATCCGGGCTGTTTCTACCGGTTTCATGCCTTTTACCAGCCAGCCTTTAGATGGTGACGCCCGCTTGATCTCGGCTATGAGGGTCACTTTCCCGGGCCGGCGTAAGAAGCTGCCCAGAGGCCTGGTGGGTCCAAGCGCCTGGATCCGGTCAACTAACCGGGAAAGGGGGCGCATTTCCCGGCGGGATTGAATCTCCCGGTGCTTGTGGGCAATAATTTTCTCCAGGATCAAAGGCTGACCACCTGCCTGCCGGCCCGGCGGGTGAAGGCCACCAGTTCGTCAAGCTTTCCTGCGGCTGCGCCGCTGTCAATACTGGCGGCGGCCAGGGCCAGACCCCCGGCCAGATCCCCGGCCTTGCCGGCAGCCACGAGGCCCAGAGCGGCATTAAGGAGCACGGTATCCCGGCAGGGACCGGGAGCTCCCCGGAGTATTTCCCTGGCCAGGGCCGCATTGTGTTCCGGGCTGCCCCCGGCCAGGGCCTCCACGGGAACGTAAGAAAAACCGTAATCGGCCGGATCCAGGGAATATTCCCTGATTTCTTCTTCCCGCACTTCGGCCACCACTGCCGGGCCGGCCGGGGAGATTTCGTCCAGCCCTCCCGCTCCATGCACTACAAAGGCCCGCCTGGTCCCCAGCCGGGCCAGCACCCGGGCGATAACGGGTACCAGTTCCGCACTGTACACCCCTATAATCTGGGCTTTTGCTCCGGCAGGATTGGTTAAGGGGCCAAGGACGTTAAAGACCGTGCGAATGCCTATTTCCCGCCGGGGTCCCGCCGCATACTTCATGGCTTTATGCAGAACCGGGGCAAAAAGGAAAGCTATTCCCACCCTGTCCAGGCACTCCTCCAGGTCCGCGGGAGATAACTCCAGATTTACCCCCAGTGCTTCCAGCACGTCGGCAGACCCGCAGCGGCTGGATACGGAACGGTTGCCGTGTTTGGCTACCGGAACCCCTGCCCCGGCCAGCACGAAGGCGGCAATGGTGGAAATGTTAAAGGTGTTGGCTCCGTCTCCCCCCGTGCCGCAGGTGTCCACCAGCAAGGGGTGCCTGGAACGAACCGGCGTGGCGTGACGGCGCATGGACCGGGCGAAGCCGGTAATTTCTTCTATTGTTTCCCCTTTAAAACGCATGGCAGTAAGCAGTGCGGCAATCTGTGCCGGGCTCGCCTGTCCGGTCATGATTTCATCCATTACCTGTTCCGCTTCTTTTTCGGCCAGGCTTTGCCCGGCCACTGCCCGGCTGATGGCTTCTTTGATCATCATCTTCCCTCGTCTCCCCTCAGCTAAAGTTAAATTACTTCAGGCGGCCCACCGGCCACCCCGGCACCGCAGGAAGTTGGCCAGCAAATCCCGCCCGTATTCCGTAAGAATGGATTCGGGATGGAATTGCACCCCTTCAACGGTAAACTCCCGGTGGCGTAAACCCATGATTTCCCCTTCCACCGTCCAGGCACTTACCTCAAGGCAACCGGGCAGGTGATGCTCATCCACCACCAGGGAATGATAACGGGTAGCCGTAAAGGGGGAAGGCAGCCCGTGAAAAATGGTCCGGCCGTCGTGATGAATGGCCGAGGTTTTGCCGTGCATCAACCGTCCGGCCTGAACAACGCGGCCGCCGAAGGCCTGGCCTATGGTCTGGTGGCCCAGGCACACCCCCAGGATTGGTACTTTCCCGGCCAGGTTCCTCACCAGCGCCAGGGAAATCCCCGCCCCGTCGGGGTTTCCGGGACCGGGGGAAATGACCACGTGGGTGGGGCTTAAGTCTCTGATTTTATCCAGGGTAATCTGATCGTTGCGCCTTACCTCGACGGGTACCCCGAGTTCCCCAAAATACTGCACCAGGTTATAAGTAAAGGAGTCGTAGTTATCGATCATAAGTAGCCTTACCTCTTCACCTGCCGGTAACCTGAACTGTTCGGTCCTTACCGGTGCGGCAAACATTGCTCTCACCCCCCATTTTCCAGGTCAAGGGTTTGCAGCAGTGCCCGGGCTTTGTTCAGGGTTTCCTGGTACTCCCTTTCCGGTACGGAATCGGCCACAATGCCTGCCCCCGCCTGCACGTAAGCAAAACCCTGATAAAAAGTTACGGTGCGGATAGTGATGGCCGTATCCAGGTTGCCGTTATACCCCAGGTAACCCACGGCACCGGCGTAAGGACCGCGGCGCAAGGGTTCCAGTTCTTCGATAATCTCCATGGCCCGTACTTTGGGCGCACCGGAAACCGTACCGGCCGGAAAACAGGCCTTGAAGGCATCGAAAGCCGACGCGTTGGGGGCTAGAACGCCCTGTACCGATGAAACGAGATGCATGACGTGGGAATATTTCTCGACGCTCATGAACTGGGGTACGGTTACGCTCCCCGGTGTGCATACCCGGCCCAGGTCGTTGCGCCCCAGGTCCACCAGCATGACGTGTTCCGCCCGCTCCTTGGGATCGGCCAGCAACTCCGCCGCCAGCGCTTCATCTTCCGCAGCGGTAGATCCCCGGGGGCGTGTACCCGCAATGGGCCGGGTTTCTACCGTATCGCCCTCCACGCGTACCAGCATCTCCGGTGAGGAACCGGCCATAACTACTGGCCCCAGGTTCAGGTAATACAGGTAGGGGGAGGGGTTAATGCGGCGCAGCCGCCGGTAAACCTGGAAGGGATCCCCGTTAAAGGGCACCTGCAAACGCTGGGAAAGAACCACCTGCAGGATTTCCCCCTGCCTGATATATTCTTTGGCCTTTTGCACCAGGGAGATAAATTCTCCTTGAGTCAGGTTGGTGCTTATACTGGAGCCGGCGATTTTATTCGTTGAGGAACATTCTTTAATGGCTTGTTGTCGAAATCCGTGCATGTCCGGCTTTCTACAGGGCTTTAGGCCACTGGTAGCGTCCCTGTTGGCAGAGGAATCGTTAATTGACCGGTGTATTTTTTCAATCGTTCCTGCTGCTTGCCGGTATGCGGCCAAAGGTTCCGCTCCGGGGAGGGTATTAACCACCACCCTTAAGGTGTGGCGCACGTGATCCAGGATGAGCACGGTGCCGGTGAAGATAAGGATCATGTCGGGCAATCCCAGGTCATCCGTGGCCGTCAGGGGCAACCTCTCCAGCCAGCGCACCAGGTCGTAGCCAAAGTAGCCTACAGCACCGCCGTAAAAACGGGGCAACTCCGGCAGGTGGGGACCTCGCAAATAGCTCATCAGTTGCTCAACAATGACAAAGGGGTTTGCCTCTTTTCCAACCAATTTAATGGCATCAATCAGGCCGGAAGGATTCCCGGCCCCAGGGATAATCTGCCCCAGACCATCCTTCTGGTGGTACAGGGCCAGGGGATCGAGACCAATAAAGGAATAGCGGGCCAGCTTTTCACCACCTTCCACGCTTTCCAAAAGAAAGGAAGGTGCCCTGGTGGCCAGCCGGGAAAAAAGGGAAATGGGTGTTTCCATATCCGCCTCCCATTCGGCACTTACGGGTACCAGCCGGTAATGGCAGGCCAGCTGCAAGTACTCTTCTTCCGAGGGAAAAATCAAACCTGAACCCCCCCTACTCTAAAAGCAAAAACCGGCGCTCCAATGAGCGCCGGCAGTCCACACCAACACGAAGACTCACCACGCCTCAACTGAAGCTCCTCTCAACTCAACTCTGCTAACTCAACTAAAAACCTGCACCATATTTAGCTAAGCGTACCTTACCACGGAGAACATGTTTTGTCAAGGGGTCAATTTCCTGAAGTATCCCCAGTTTTTTAAAGCCCCTGTTTTGCTCGTTAGCGAGCGACTTGAGCCGAGCGGCCAGCCAAACTTGGCGAGGCGAAAAGCGAAGGCAGGCCCGAGGGCATGGATGCCCGAGGCCGGCAACTGAGGCAGGATACCGAATTTGCCGGGAAGCCTGCCGGAGCTTTGAGCCGAGCACTAGTTTGGCCCGCGAGGCTCACCGGAGCGAGCGGGAGCCAAAACAGGGTAGTTGGAAAGTGGGGATAACTCAGGTCAATTTCCCCGAGTTCCGCCCTGAAACGGGATATTTTGATCCTTTCTAGATACTGTCACATAACCACTTGGGCGGCGGTCGTCCCCCGTCGCTCCGTGCTACGGGCCGGACGAAACATCGGCTTGCTTCGGAGCGAACCTGGCAGCGCTGCATATGCGCATGGAAGTTTGCCATTTGATTGGAACACTTTCTTATTGGGTACAAACATTTATTGCGAGACTGTTACCAGCGCGATTCGCGCTGCCGGTTCGCTAACCTCAGCTGCGCCGTGTTTCGTATCCGGTCCTCCGCAAGTCGCTCCTTAGCGACGACCGCCGCCCATGCCCCTTTTAGTTTTGCGACGCTTCTATTCCTTACGGTGCCCTTACTGGGGAAGTAAATCCGTGCGCAGCTGAGTAGCTTCCCGCAGATAAACGTGCTTGATTTCCCGCTGGGAGCGGGTTGTGTTCACGTGGAC
Coding sequences within it:
- a CDS encoding anthranilate synthase component II yields the protein MFAAPVRTEQFRLPAGEEVRLLMIDNYDSFTYNLVQYFGELGVPVEVRRNDQITLDKIRDLSPTHVVISPGPGNPDGAGISLALVRNLAGKVPILGVCLGHQTIGQAFGGRVVQAGRLMHGKTSAIHHDGRTIFHGLPSPFTATRYHSLVVDEHHLPGCLEVSAWTVEGEIMGLRHREFTVEGVQFHPESILTEYGRDLLANFLRCRGGRWAA
- the trpE gene encoding anthranilate synthase component I, with amino-acid sequence MIFPSEEEYLQLACHYRLVPVSAEWEADMETPISLFSRLATRAPSFLLESVEGGEKLARYSFIGLDPLALYHQKDGLGQIIPGAGNPSGLIDAIKLVGKEANPFVIVEQLMSYLRGPHLPELPRFYGGAVGYFGYDLVRWLERLPLTATDDLGLPDMILIFTGTVLILDHVRHTLRVVVNTLPGAEPLAAYRQAAGTIEKIHRSINDSSANRDATSGLKPCRKPDMHGFRQQAIKECSSTNKIAGSSISTNLTQGEFISLVQKAKEYIRQGEILQVVLSQRLQVPFNGDPFQVYRRLRRINPSPYLYYLNLGPVVMAGSSPEMLVRVEGDTVETRPIAGTRPRGSTAAEDEALAAELLADPKERAEHVMLVDLGRNDLGRVCTPGSVTVPQFMSVEKYSHVMHLVSSVQGVLAPNASAFDAFKACFPAGTVSGAPKVRAMEIIEELEPLRRGPYAGAVGYLGYNGNLDTAITIRTVTFYQGFAYVQAGAGIVADSVPEREYQETLNKARALLQTLDLENGG
- the trpD gene encoding anthranilate phosphoribosyltransferase, producing the protein MIKEAISRAVAGQSLAEKEAEQVMDEIMTGQASPAQIAALLTAMRFKGETIEEITGFARSMRRHATPVRSRHPLLVDTCGTGGDGANTFNISTIAAFVLAGAGVPVAKHGNRSVSSRCGSADVLEALGVNLELSPADLEECLDRVGIAFLFAPVLHKAMKYAAGPRREIGIRTVFNVLGPLTNPAGAKAQIIGVYSAELVPVIARVLARLGTRRAFVVHGAGGLDEISPAGPAVVAEVREEEIREYSLDPADYGFSYVPVEALAGGSPEHNAALAREILRGAPGPCRDTVLLNAALGLVAAGKAGDLAGGLALAAASIDSGAAAGKLDELVAFTRRAGRQVVSL
- the trpB gene encoding tryptophan synthase subunit beta, whose product is MSLPDERGYFGSFGGRYVPETLMPALEELTAAYQEARRDPSFWQELEYYLQQYVGRPSPLYFARRLSEHCRGARIYLKREDLNHTGAHKINNTIGQILLARRMGKKRIIAETGAGQHGVATATAAALFGMECAVYMGEEDMARQALNVFRMRILGATVVGVAAGSRTLKDAMNEAMRDWVTNVDTTYYLIGSVAGPHPYPVMVRDFQRVIGVETRRQVQEQTGRLPDVIVACVGGGSNAMGIFHPFLEDREVKLVGVEAAGCGLETGKHAATLNRGRPGILHGSKSYVLQDEDGQINLAHSISAGLDYPGVGPEHSYLKETGRVVYTAVTDEEALEAFQLLCRTEGIIPALESAHALAQAVKMAGEMPQDAIIVVNLSGRGDKDVQTVARALGGEG
- a CDS encoding phosphoribosylanthranilate isomerase, producing MVRVKICGITDISSALAAAEAGADALGFVFAPSPRRITPSQACRICRELPPFISRVGVFVDAPLEEVRAVAEYCGLDAIQLHGSESPDYCRSLGRRVIKAFRVGDEIDPVELSGYPADAILLDTFVAGKKGGTGQPFDWQLAAGLKLSRPLILAGGLTPENVGRAVAIVQPYGVDVSSGVEKDGQPGKKDPDKIRRFIAAAKGL
- the trpC gene encoding indole-3-glycerol phosphate synthase TrpC, coding for MILEKIIAHKHREIQSRREMRPLSRLVDRIQALGPTRPLGSFLRRPGKVTLIAEIKRASPSKGWLVKGMKPVETARIYTRAGAAAISILTDNRFFRGHRAFLPLVRRESPLPLLCKDFIIDPYQIYEARCLGADAVLLIVAALNDRQLTAFQALAGELGMSCLVEVHTAEELERARASGATIIGINNRNLHTFSTDLSTTFRLREKITDPGVVVVSESGINSREDMLALARCRVDAALVGEALVKAVDVEQKVKELLGAHIQ